In Candidatus Poribacteria bacterium, the sequence GGGCAGCATTACAAGCGGAACTCCGAAGCCTGAATCGTGCAGCGAGCGAATTGCGTTTAGAGATAAACCGACTCAAGATGGGACGCACCTATCAACTCAAACAACAAGTAGAAAACGCCAAGAAAGCTGGGACAGACTTACTCTCTGGACTCGCGAAAGATTTAGAACGGAAAGTTAAAGCCGGCCGCTCACACTTGACGCGCTTGATTAATATGTGGCATCGTACACAATGACAGCGGAACGCCAAAAGTAATTTATAAATGTACTTTTAGAAGGAATCCATCATGCAACTCACAGACAAAGTCGCTATTATCACGGGTGGCGGTCGCGGCATCGGTAGAGCTGTCGCCATCGCCTATGCAGCCGAAGGTGCGAGCGTCGTCATCGCTGCGCGGAGCAGTGCCCAACTCGATAAAGTCGCTACAGAGATAGCAGCACAAGGTGGCAAAGTCCTCGCCCTGCCAACCGACTTACGAATCCGCGAAGAAGTGGAACACCTCGTCCAGAAGACCGTAGCGCATTTCGGACGGATAGACATTCTCGTCAACAACGCCGGTATCAATCCGAGAGGCTTATTTTTAGATTCTACCGATGAAGAGTGGGAACAGGGATGGCAGATTAATGTGATGGGCGTTGTGCATTGTTGCCGCGCCGCGTTACCAATCATGCAGCAGCAAGGCAGCGGGAATATCATCAATGTTGGCTCTGGAATGGGACAGGTCGGACGTTCAAATCTAAGCGTCTACTGTGCTTCTAAAGCGGCACTGCACGGATTGACACAATCAATTGCTGAAGAAGTCTGGGAAGATGGCATCATCGCGAACGTCCTTATCCCGGGTCCCGTGAAAACAGAACTTTCAAAACCCGCTTGGGAAAATTCAGGAACTTTCAGAGCACAAAGCGATCCGTGGAAGGAACCGGAGCAGGTTGTTGCATCGGCACTTTTCCTCGCGACGCAATCCCCTGCTACCGGCATGACA encodes:
- a CDS encoding SDR family NAD(P)-dependent oxidoreductase, with the protein product MQLTDKVAIITGGGRGIGRAVAIAYAAEGASVVIAARSSAQLDKVATEIAAQGGKVLALPTDLRIREEVEHLVQKTVAHFGRIDILVNNAGINPRGLFLDSTDEEWEQGWQINVMGVVHCCRAALPIMQQQGSGNIINVGSGMGQVGRSNLSVYCASKAALHGLTQSIAEEVWEDGIIANVLIPGPVKTELSKPAWENSGTFRAQSDPWKEPEQVVASALFLATQSPATGMTGQILSIMRRNSP